In Synechocystis sp. PCC 6714, the following are encoded in one genomic region:
- a CDS encoding aminotransferase class I/II-fold pyridoxal phosphate-dependent enzyme, which produces MVHFNQLNQRDLPLVNALKNLAQQRDTPFYAPGHKRGQGIAPSFKQWLGPTLFQADLPELPELDNLFAPTGAIAKAQELAAALWGAERTWFSVNGSTAGIIAAILATCGDGDKILLPRNVHQAAIAGIIHAGAVPIFLEPEINPDWDLALGVTEETLSQALQEHGDAKAVFLLHPTYHGVVGDLQKLIELSHRVNLPVIVDEAHGAHFPFHPSLPRPALELGADIVIQSTHKMLGALSQCAIVHAQGNLINPQRISQCLQLIQSTSPNYVLLASLDSARHQMANGGRKKIAEVLNFTFHYRQQLSQIPGLILLEISRPLPGALTIDPTRITIDVTAWGMSGFELDDLLREKFQITAELPTLRQLSFIVSIGNQTQDLERLLEALTQLAPTNLQQPFHLTLPVLPSTILAMTPRRAAHAPQQLVTVDQAIGQISAGLLCPYPPGIPVLIPGEVITPEAIAFLAEVLNLGGTVSGLASEELTHLTVLTPSVI; this is translated from the coding sequence ATGGTTCATTTCAATCAACTCAATCAACGGGATTTGCCCCTAGTAAATGCGTTGAAAAACCTTGCTCAACAGCGGGACACGCCTTTTTATGCGCCGGGCCATAAACGGGGTCAGGGGATTGCCCCTAGTTTTAAGCAATGGTTGGGGCCGACTCTCTTCCAAGCTGATCTGCCGGAATTACCAGAACTGGATAATCTATTTGCTCCCACCGGGGCGATCGCCAAAGCTCAGGAGTTAGCGGCGGCATTGTGGGGGGCGGAAAGGACTTGGTTTTCCGTTAACGGTTCCACCGCGGGCATTATTGCGGCGATTTTGGCCACCTGCGGTGATGGGGACAAAATCCTTTTGCCTCGGAATGTTCACCAAGCGGCGATCGCCGGAATTATCCATGCTGGGGCAGTGCCAATATTTTTGGAACCGGAAATTAACCCCGATTGGGATTTAGCTTTGGGGGTGACGGAGGAAACTTTAAGTCAAGCATTACAAGAACATGGGGATGCTAAAGCGGTATTTTTGCTTCATCCTACCTACCACGGCGTTGTGGGAGACTTACAAAAATTAATTGAATTAAGTCATAGAGTTAACCTACCTGTCATTGTTGATGAAGCTCACGGTGCCCATTTTCCTTTTCATCCTTCCTTACCTAGACCGGCTTTAGAATTAGGAGCGGATATTGTCATCCAATCTACCCATAAAATGCTGGGGGCTTTAAGTCAATGCGCCATAGTCCATGCCCAAGGCAATTTAATTAATCCCCAAAGAATTAGTCAATGTTTACAATTGATTCAATCTACCAGCCCCAATTATGTTTTACTTGCTTCCCTTGATAGTGCACGACATCAAATGGCCAATGGTGGTAGGAAAAAAATAGCAGAAGTATTGAATTTTACTTTCCATTACCGACAACAATTAAGTCAAATTCCTGGGTTAATTTTATTAGAAATTAGCCGACCTTTGCCGGGAGCTTTAACCATCGATCCGACTCGCATCACCATTGATGTTACTGCTTGGGGAATGTCAGGATTTGAGTTAGATGATCTGTTAAGGGAAAAGTTTCAAATTACGGCGGAATTGCCCACCCTAAGGCAGTTGAGTTTTATCGTTAGCATTGGCAATCAGACCCAGGATTTAGAACGTTTATTGGAAGCTTTAACCCAGTTAGCGCCTACGAATCTTCAACAACCTTTTCACTTAACTTTACCTGTCTTACCTAGTACTATTCTAGCCATGACTCCCCGCCGAGCCGCCCATGCTCCCCAACAATTAGTAACCGTTGACCAAGCCATTGGGCAGATTAGTGCCGGTCTGCTTTGCCCCTATCCTCCCGGTATTCCTGTCCTAATCCCCGGTGAAGTCATTACCCCAGAGGCGATCGCCTTTTTGGCAGAAGTTTTAAATTTAGGGGGCACTGTCAGTGGTTTGGCTAGCGAAGAATTGACCCACTTGACCGTGCTCACCCCCTCTGTCATTTAA
- the ald gene encoding alanine dehydrogenase, with protein MEIGVPKEIKDQEFRVGLTPSSGRALVAQGHRLFVEQGAGVGSGFPDSAYEKAGAELVATAKEAWQRELVVKVKEPLPSEYEYLTLPKFLFTYLHLAAERPLTEALIKSGITAIAYETVELADGQLPLLAPMSRIAGRLAVQMGAHYLEKQQGGRGVLLGGVPGVKAGQVTILGGGVVGTEAAKMAIGLGAMVTILDVNVDRLNQLGELFGSRVDLRYSNASQIEDLLPHTDLLIGAVLITGKRAPILVSRPQVEEMLPGAVIMDVAIDQGGCVETLRVTSHSKPSYVEAGVVHVGIPNMPGATPWTATQALNNSTLPYVLKLANLGEKAWQDDLALAKGVNVQAGKLVQTAVKTVFPDL; from the coding sequence ATGGAAATCGGCGTTCCCAAGGAAATCAAAGACCAGGAATTTCGGGTGGGGCTGACCCCCAGCAGTGGGCGGGCTTTGGTGGCCCAGGGTCATCGGTTGTTTGTGGAGCAGGGGGCGGGGGTTGGTTCTGGTTTTCCCGATTCGGCCTACGAAAAAGCGGGGGCTGAATTGGTTGCCACAGCCAAAGAAGCTTGGCAGAGGGAATTAGTTGTCAAAGTTAAAGAACCTCTCCCCAGCGAGTATGAATATTTGACCCTGCCTAAATTTTTGTTCACCTATCTCCACTTGGCGGCGGAACGTCCCCTCACCGAAGCTCTAATTAAATCCGGCATTACGGCGATCGCCTACGAAACGGTGGAGCTGGCCGATGGTCAATTGCCGTTGTTAGCTCCCATGAGTCGCATTGCGGGGCGATTGGCAGTGCAGATGGGGGCCCATTACCTAGAAAAACAACAGGGTGGCCGGGGCGTTCTGCTGGGGGGAGTGCCCGGAGTTAAAGCGGGGCAGGTGACTATCCTTGGGGGGGGCGTTGTCGGTACGGAAGCGGCCAAAATGGCGATCGGCCTAGGGGCCATGGTAACTATTTTGGACGTTAATGTGGATCGTTTAAACCAATTAGGGGAATTGTTTGGTTCCCGGGTGGATTTACGCTACAGCAATGCCAGTCAAATTGAAGATTTATTACCCCACACCGATTTACTCATTGGAGCAGTATTAATCACGGGAAAAAGAGCCCCTATTTTAGTGTCCCGGCCCCAAGTGGAGGAAATGCTACCGGGCGCAGTAATTATGGATGTGGCGATCGACCAGGGGGGCTGTGTGGAAACCTTGCGAGTTACATCCCACAGTAAGCCTAGTTATGTGGAAGCGGGCGTAGTCCATGTGGGAATTCCCAATATGCCGGGGGCCACGCCCTGGACAGCAACCCAAGCTTTGAATAATAGTACATTACCCTATGTGTTGAAATTAGCCAACCTGGGGGAAAAGGCTTGGCAAGATGATTTAGCGTTAGCCAAAGGGGTCAATGTCCAGGCCGGAAAATTGGTGCAGACAGCGGTTAAAACAGTATTTCCGGATCTCTAA
- a CDS encoding pyridoxine 5'-phosphate synthase, whose product MLTLGVNIDHVATIRQARQTVEPDPIAAAVLAELAGADGITAHLREDRRHIQERDVEILRKTVRTHLNLEMAATPEMVQIALQLKPDYVTLVPERREEVTTEGGLDVAGNLNYLAGVVQQLQGQNIPVSLFIDGDPPQLKAAAATGAKFIELHTGKYANAPTVDYQARELGTLAIACDIALELGLRINAGHGLTYWNVRSVAELPGMEELNIGHSIMSRAILVGMERAVREMKLAMLGLPF is encoded by the coding sequence TTGCTAACACTGGGGGTCAACATCGATCACGTGGCAACCATTCGCCAAGCCCGCCAAACGGTGGAGCCAGACCCGATCGCCGCCGCTGTGTTAGCGGAATTAGCTGGGGCCGATGGCATCACCGCCCATTTACGGGAAGATCGTCGCCACATCCAAGAACGGGACGTGGAAATATTACGCAAAACGGTACGCACCCATTTAAACCTGGAAATGGCCGCCACACCGGAAATGGTGCAAATTGCTCTCCAGCTCAAACCTGATTACGTCACCCTAGTGCCGGAACGACGGGAAGAGGTCACCACGGAAGGGGGCTTAGATGTGGCCGGTAACTTGAACTACTTAGCTGGGGTGGTCCAGCAATTGCAAGGCCAAAACATTCCTGTCAGCCTGTTCATTGACGGCGATCCGCCCCAACTGAAAGCCGCCGCCGCCACCGGGGCCAAATTTATCGAATTGCACACGGGGAAATACGCCAATGCCCCCACCGTCGACTACCAAGCCAGGGAATTGGGCACCCTCGCGATCGCCTGCGACATTGCCTTGGAATTGGGGCTACGGATCAACGCCGGCCATGGGTTGACCTATTGGAATGTGCGCTCTGTGGCGGAATTACCAGGCATGGAGGAACTGAACATTGGCCATAGCATCATGAGCCGAGCCATTCTAGTGGGCATGGAAAGGGCAGTACGGGAAATGAAATTAGCTATGCTGGGCCTGCCGTTTTAG
- a CDS encoding MgPME-cyclase complex family protein yields MATYYYALASQKFLLEEEPFEEVLKERRRDYAEKNKEIDFWQVIQPAFLNAPALAEAKAKAPEKNVAIISTNKSFIVWVKLRLEYVLTGEFEAPSSAIPDPLASLG; encoded by the coding sequence ATGGCCACCTATTACTACGCTTTAGCCAGTCAGAAATTTCTCCTCGAAGAAGAACCCTTTGAAGAGGTGCTGAAGGAACGGCGGCGTGACTATGCTGAAAAAAATAAGGAGATCGATTTTTGGCAAGTAATTCAGCCAGCCTTTCTTAACGCGCCGGCATTGGCGGAAGCAAAAGCAAAAGCCCCTGAAAAAAATGTGGCAATTATCTCCACCAATAAATCCTTTATTGTTTGGGTCAAACTGCGGCTGGAATATGTGCTCACCGGGGAATTTGAAGCTCCCTCCTCCGCCATTCCCGATCCCCTTGCTTCCCTGGGTTAG
- a CDS encoding transglutaminase domain-containing protein, whose protein sequence is MTKKSPKANGGFFLALMLVGLIGAGIWYFSPSGGSKSLPPVNLGAIADNLPQGINPKTLVVTQRVDNPIAGNTVSFSVNEGERLDNLAGGIVYQGTSVKELAALIRPLANNEWEKARLAYSWITQNIAYDVPMAETRNIDDLRPATVLARGETICSGYSNLYQALAKELGLEVVIIEGFAKGGDVIVGDDPDVNHAWNGVKIDGKWYLLDTTWGAGIVSDGKFEAKFNPTYFATPPEQLIVSHFPRESQWQLLPQPYDRQTFDTLPALTPRFFRDGITLVSHKKNNIVAGGDLEVTIRTGNDVQAVAQLMDNNGQPLDKQYTLSQNHRGQVTVNAAFPQPGDYQLLILSKNSQEETYYQAIAYDVTAQGAGQPFPSTYGTFSDKQVRLISPLGRSLPQNQASYFQIQVPGAEKVVLVDRERRELIPLDRTGDIFTGSEIIRFDNVTVAAQFPGSKQFWSLLEYD, encoded by the coding sequence ATGACTAAAAAGTCACCGAAAGCTAACGGCGGCTTTTTCCTCGCCCTGATGCTGGTGGGTTTGATCGGGGCAGGGATTTGGTATTTCAGCCCCAGTGGTGGTTCCAAAAGTTTACCGCCCGTTAACCTAGGGGCGATCGCCGATAATTTACCCCAGGGCATTAATCCCAAAACCCTGGTGGTAACCCAACGGGTGGACAACCCCATTGCTGGTAATACGGTAAGTTTTTCTGTCAATGAAGGGGAAAGGTTAGATAATCTGGCCGGTGGCATTGTCTATCAAGGCACCTCCGTTAAAGAATTGGCCGCTTTAATCCGTCCCTTGGCCAACAATGAATGGGAAAAAGCCCGCTTAGCCTATAGCTGGATTACCCAAAATATTGCCTATGATGTGCCCATGGCGGAAACCCGCAACATTGATGACCTCAGGCCAGCAACGGTGCTTGCTCGGGGGGAAACCATCTGCTCTGGCTACTCCAATTTGTATCAAGCTCTCGCTAAAGAGCTAGGGCTGGAGGTGGTAATTATCGAAGGCTTTGCCAAGGGGGGGGACGTAATTGTGGGGGATGACCCGGACGTTAATCACGCTTGGAACGGGGTGAAAATAGACGGCAAATGGTATTTACTCGACACCACCTGGGGGGCAGGCATTGTCAGCGATGGTAAGTTCGAGGCTAAATTTAACCCCACCTATTTTGCTACGCCGCCCGAGCAATTAATTGTCAGTCATTTTCCCAGGGAAAGCCAATGGCAGTTACTCCCCCAACCCTACGATCGCCAAACGTTTGATACCCTGCCGGCCCTCACCCCCAGATTTTTCCGGGATGGCATAACGTTGGTCAGTCACAAAAAAAATAACATCGTAGCTGGTGGGGATTTGGAAGTGACTATCCGCACCGGTAATGATGTGCAAGCGGTGGCCCAATTGATGGATAACAACGGCCAGCCCCTAGATAAGCAATATACCCTTAGCCAAAATCACCGGGGGCAGGTGACAGTCAATGCCGCCTTTCCCCAACCAGGGGACTATCAGTTATTGATCCTGAGCAAAAATTCCCAGGAGGAAACCTATTATCAGGCGATCGCCTATGACGTGACTGCCCAGGGAGCAGGGCAGCCATTTCCCAGCACCTACGGCACCTTTAGCGACAAGCAAGTGCGATTAATTTCCCCCCTGGGGCGGAGTTTACCCCAAAACCAGGCCAGCTATTTCCAAATCCAAGTACCGGGGGCAGAAAAGGTAGTTTTAGTGGACCGGGAACGGCGGGAACTGATCCCCCTAGACCGTACCGGGGACATTTTCACCGGCTCGGAAATTATTCGCTTTGATAATGTAACCGTAGCCGCCCAGTTTCCCGGCAGTAAACAGTTTTGGAGCTTGCTGGAATACGATTAG
- the msrB gene encoding peptide-methionine (R)-S-oxide reductase MsrB, with translation MKRRYLLEVGTASLGAFWLAQYVHSTNKSQPQLKSELEPQIMAKTNEVFEVTKTDAEWQQQLSPEAYKVLRKHGTERAGTSPLDKNYDPGTYECAGCDLPLFSSETKFDSGTGWPSFYAPLENAVAYTVDKSFFMTRTEVHCSRCGGHLGHVFDDGPQPTGKRYCMNGVSLKFIGA, from the coding sequence ATGAAAAGACGTTACCTTTTAGAAGTGGGCACCGCCTCCCTGGGGGCCTTCTGGCTAGCTCAATATGTGCACTCAACCAACAAATCCCAACCCCAACTTAAATCCGAACTTGAACCTCAAATCATGGCTAAAACAAACGAAGTTTTTGAAGTTACCAAAACTGATGCAGAATGGCAACAGCAACTGAGCCCAGAAGCCTATAAAGTGCTCCGTAAACATGGCACGGAAAGAGCTGGTACTAGCCCCCTGGATAAAAACTATGATCCAGGTACTTACGAATGTGCTGGTTGTGATCTTCCCTTATTTTCTTCCGAAACCAAGTTTGATTCCGGCACCGGTTGGCCCAGTTTCTATGCTCCCTTGGAAAATGCGGTGGCTTACACCGTCGATAAATCCTTTTTCATGACCCGCACTGAGGTTCATTGCTCCCGTTGTGGCGGCCATTTAGGCCATGTTTTTGACGATGGTCCCCAACCCACCGGCAAACGCTATTGCATGAACGGTGTTTCCCTCAAGTTTATCGGCGCTTAG
- a CDS encoding HhoA/HhoB/HtrA family serine endopeptidase: protein MKYPTWLRRMGGYLLTFAVGAAFGIANLPHAVAAADNLAPAPVITAQASVPLTAESFVAAAVSRTGPAVVRIDTETVVTRRTDPILDDPFFQEFFGRSFPVPPRERRIAGQGSGFIVDGSGIILTNAHVVDGASKVVVTLRDGRTFDGQVRGTDEVTDLAVVKIEPQGSPLPVAPLGSSSNLQVGDWAIAVGNPVGLDNTVTLGIISTLGRSAAQAGIPDKRVEFIQTDAAINPGNSGGPLLNARGEVIGINTAIRADATGIGFAIPIDQAKVIQNTLAAGGTVPHPYIGVQMMNITVDQAQQNNRNPNSPFIIPEVDGILVMRVLPGTPAERAGIRRGDVIVAVDGAPIRDGARLQRMVEQAGLNKALKLDLMRGDRRLSLTVQTAQLRNPTS from the coding sequence ATGAAATATCCGACTTGGTTACGCCGCATGGGCGGTTACTTATTAACTTTTGCGGTGGGGGCAGCCTTTGGCATAGCGAATTTACCCCATGCAGTGGCGGCGGCAGACAATTTGGCCCCAGCTCCGGTCATCACAGCCCAGGCATCGGTTCCCCTAACGGCGGAAAGCTTTGTGGCGGCGGCGGTATCCCGCACAGGGCCAGCGGTGGTGCGTATCGACACGGAAACGGTGGTGACCCGTCGCACCGATCCAATTTTGGACGATCCTTTTTTTCAAGAGTTTTTCGGTAGATCCTTTCCTGTCCCTCCCCGGGAAAGACGCATTGCCGGCCAGGGTAGTGGCTTCATTGTCGATGGTAGTGGCATTATTCTCACCAATGCCCATGTGGTGGACGGTGCTAGTAAGGTAGTGGTGACTCTCCGGGACGGCCGCACCTTTGATGGTCAAGTGCGGGGCACCGATGAAGTAACAGATTTAGCGGTGGTGAAAATTGAGCCCCAGGGTTCTCCTCTGCCGGTGGCGCCCTTAGGCAGTTCCAGTAATCTGCAAGTGGGGGACTGGGCGATCGCCGTGGGTAATCCGGTGGGGTTGGATAACACAGTTACCCTGGGAATTATCAGCACTCTCGGGCGATCTGCGGCCCAGGCGGGGATTCCCGATAAACGGGTGGAATTCATCCAAACCGATGCAGCCATTAACCCTGGTAATTCCGGTGGTCCTTTGCTCAATGCCCGGGGGGAAGTAATTGGTATTAACACCGCTATCCGGGCTGATGCCACTGGCATTGGTTTTGCCATTCCGATAGACCAGGCCAAGGTGATTCAAAATACCCTCGCCGCTGGGGGAACGGTGCCTCATCCCTACATTGGGGTGCAAATGATGAATATCACGGTGGATCAAGCCCAGCAGAATAATCGCAATCCCAATTCTCCCTTTATCATTCCGGAAGTGGATGGCATTTTGGTGATGCGGGTCCTGCCCGGAACCCCCGCTGAAAGGGCCGGTATTCGCCGGGGAGATGTGATTGTGGCCGTGGACGGTGCTCCCATTCGGGATGGTGCCCGTCTGCAACGCATGGTAGAACAGGCTGGCCTGAATAAAGCCCTCAAACTCGACCTGATGAGGGGCGATCGCCGTTTAAGCCTAACTGTACAAACCGCCCAACTCCGTAATCCCACCAGTTAA
- the rre1 gene encoding two-component system response regulator Rre1: protein MAEPISLLLVDDEPGVRESVQAFLEDSGDFKVDLAANATEAWDYLQHHLPALVISDIMMPQVDGYQFLQKLREDARFQSLPVVFLTARGMTGDRIQGYQTGCDAFLSKPFDPDELEAIVRNLLARQQASSDGNSESAKLQEIYQEIRALKEQIGQPSGIQTTPSPIKLDFTPREQSVLDLVSQGLMNKEIAAQLKTSVRNVEKYVSRLFTKTGTNSRTELVRFALQHGLTE from the coding sequence ATGGCAGAACCCATTTCCCTGTTGTTAGTTGACGATGAACCCGGTGTGCGGGAATCCGTGCAGGCGTTCTTAGAAGATAGTGGCGATTTTAAGGTGGATTTGGCGGCCAATGCTACGGAGGCCTGGGATTATCTCCAGCACCATTTGCCGGCGTTGGTAATTTCCGACATTATGATGCCCCAGGTGGATGGTTATCAGTTTTTGCAAAAACTCCGGGAAGATGCCCGCTTTCAGTCCCTACCAGTGGTTTTCCTCACGGCCCGGGGCATGACCGGCGATCGGATCCAGGGTTATCAAACTGGCTGTGACGCTTTCTTATCCAAACCCTTTGACCCCGATGAGCTAGAGGCGATCGTCCGTAATTTGCTTGCCCGTCAGCAGGCCAGCAGTGATGGCAACAGTGAATCAGCTAAGCTCCAGGAAATTTACCAAGAAATTCGGGCCCTAAAAGAACAAATTGGCCAACCCAGCGGCATTCAAACTACCCCATCGCCGATCAAGCTAGATTTTACTCCCAGGGAACAGAGCGTGTTGGATTTGGTTTCCCAGGGCTTGATGAATAAGGAAATTGCCGCCCAGCTAAAAACCAGTGTCCGCAACGTGGAGAAGTACGTCAGCCGTTTATTTACCAAAACCGGCACCAATAGCCGCACGGAACTAGTGCGTTTTGCCCTGCAACATGGCCTTACGGAATAG